Proteins encoded together in one Ciona intestinalis chromosome 1, KH, whole genome shotgun sequence window:
- the LOC100182717 gene encoding protein timeless homolog produces MNTEILSTCASLGYLEDDKYFKEVDCLDSIKYLIKYLHNDDNNHSVRIQLGESQILQNDLIPLLIHYANDGDLFQTVLRLVVNLTQPTLLCFGGKVPKDTLLHHHFLQIVAYNQGYKEAFGSGGEIWKILSQKVYDVLETEWEDRRPEVGLLVERILILIRNLLHIPPTNEDRDKTSNFSSHDKIIREMHIAEIDSLILYVSGSPTEQEWCLHIIEIICLLLKEQVAETLGKTGKMKSESERQKEGDELLNLRRIEETKKKAVRAKMNPWHSRFGGTFVHRGTKSISDERDLIVHKAVRQCDKVTFDDGKAKLKKARNRRALVQDDVKCRSSLNIRNTLKEFCSRLLDSSYNVLMKAVKDRLSREKAQDHDETYYFWAMSFFLQFNRHCTSVLILSRVLMTVHTMEQANDTSLKEASKVILNNIFYVVEYREIFLTLLRKFDERKQTRGFLKDVVKATHLFLKMFENYCKDNTVVVEKRIRSKKKKKKAKKPIGENNLTEEERALKWGEVQTELREFLQETSPATSEILAADIFDPTSDQTEEEQQRTTVVKIQRYIHAGRCSEAVSTLRVARELWPEKQIFGSATMTSDEELTSLQEVCLADLTSVAAPQDNEESEEEESDEEVLPPPRSTEVEFNYQDYLKKFADSRIMVQYVRLLKEFDQNDEHVNHCLVKMLHRVGFTLKMYGLLFHVSLFRVFQKVNASVSTKSSKELVTFARWLLSKFHEVAARNPTLFMEMLFWKQSAAEVYDVTEGYGSFSSVQGKSAKVVWTDDEVAELTELFHKYKDQDIDTVDGILSDISNDSRSRLQVCKQLVRQGLAQSMAELKKAKGTKSVAWREDDVNELKILVEEFKSSSDPIGNILQMMSNKKPRATVINKVLALGLVNDRKELHKKRKTTPRNNKQAEPMHIGGRSDSEDEPSALSSDDDSEVDETVSAERCSSLIRDYCNHGDEDCVAWIQTSLKSALEDRGGLNNDETAEPVPLVPVTEEQESALDDRHFKKLLKLLGLQPPDNEQERYWRIPGSMSPIKIEDSILKLKPTTNKRQRMPSTSSESEGEIQPSEKKQRRLVIDDDE; encoded by the exons atgaacacAGAAATACTTTCCACGTGTGCCTCACTTGGTTACTTAGAAgatgacaaatattttaaggAAGTTGATTGCTTGG ACAGCATCAAATACTTGATCAAATATCTCCACAACGATGACAACAACCACAGCGTTCGTATCCAACTTGGTGAATCACAAATCCTACAAAATGATCTGATTCCATTGTTGATTCATTACGCCAATGATGGTGACTTATTTCAAACTGTGTTAAG ATTGGTCGTCAATTTAACACAACCCACTTTGTTATGTTTTGGAGGGAAAGTCCCCAAAGACACTTTATTACATCATCACTTCCTGCAGATAGTTGCGTATAACCAAGGTTATAAAGAG GCCTTTGGAAGTGGAGGAGAAATCTGGAAAATTCTTTCGCAAAAAGTTTACGACGTCCTTGAGACGGAGTGGGAAGATAGAAGACCTGAGGTTGGTCTTCTTGTTGAGAGGATTCTGATCCTGATCCGAAACCTTCTACATATACCTCCAACCAACGAAGACAGAGATAAAACTTCAAACTTTTCATCTCACGATAAAATTATCAG ggaGATGCACATAGCAGAGATCGATTCTCTCATCCTATATGTGTCAGGTTCCCCTACAGAGCAAGAATGGTGTCTTCATATCATCGAGATTATTTGCCTTCTTCTTAAGGAGCAG GTTGCTGAGACTCTCGGTAAAACTGGAAAGATGAAATCTGAGAGTGAGCGGCAGAAAGAAGGAGACGAACTTTTGAACTTGAGGAGAAtagaagaaacaaagaaaaaagctGTGAGAGCGAAAATGAATCCTTG GCACTCAAGGTTTGGAGGTACCTTCGTGCACCGTGGCACAAAATCAATTTCCGATGAGCGGGACCTTATCGTGCATAAGGCGGTGCGACAATGCGACAAAGTTACGTTCGACGACGGAAAAGCAAAATTGAAAAAAGCTCGAAACCGTCGAGCTCTGGTGCAAGACGATGTGAAATG CCGATCTTCGCTAAACATCCGAAATACTTTGAAAGAGTTTTGTTCTCGCTTGCTTGACTCTTCATACAACGTGCTCATGAAAGCCGTGAAAGATCGTTTATCACGTGAAAAAGCTCAGGATCACGATGAGACGTATTACTTCTGGGCCATGAGCTTTTTCCTGCAGTTTAACAG ACATTGTACTTCCGTGTTGATCT TATCACGAGTCCTGATGACTGTCCACACGATGGAACAAGCGAACGACACTTCGTTGAAAGAAGCGTCGaaagttattttaa ATAATATCTTCTATGTGGTCGAATACAGAGAAATATTTCTAACTTTGCTTCGAAAATTTGACGAAAGGAAACAAACTCGTGGTTTCCTGAAAGATGTCGTCAAAGCGACTCATTtgtttctaaaaatgtttgaaaattattgcaa agATAACACAGTGGTTGTTGAGAAGAGAATTCGAAgcaagaagaaaaagaaaaaagcaaagaaaCCGATAGGAGAGAATAATTTAACAGAAGAAGAAAGAGCATTAAAGTGGGGGGAAGTCCAAACGGAACTTAGAGAATTTCTGCAG GAAACTTCCCCGGCAACTTCTGAAATTCTCGCAGCGGACATTTTTGATCCCACATCTGATCAAACAGAAGAGGAGCAACAGCGCACCACGGTGGTGAAAATACAGCGATATATTCACGCTGGTCGGTGTAGCGAGGCAGTAAGCACGCTGCGAGTAGCAAG GGAACTATGGCCAGAGAAGCAAATATTTGGTTCGGCCACAATGACTTCAGATGAAGAACTCACTTCATTACAAGAAGTTTGCCTCGCGGATCTTACAA gtgtaGCTGCTCCTCAGGATAATGAAGAGAGTGAAGAAGAGGAGAGTGATGAGGAGGTTCTCCCTCCTCCCAGGAGCACGGAGGTGGAATTCAACTACCAGGACTACTTGAAAAA GTTTGCGGATTCTCGTATCATGGTCCAATATGTTCGTTTACTCAAGGAATTTGATCAAAACGACGAACACGTGAATCACTGTTTGGTTAAAATGCTCCACAGAGTAGGGTTTACACTCAAGATGTACGGACTTCTGTTCCATGTCTCTTTATTCCGGGTGTTTCAGAAG GTTAACGCATCAGTGAGCACCAAATCCTCTAAAGAGCTCGTCACGTTTGCTCGTTGGCTGCTTTCAAAGTTCCACGAGGTGGCAGCAAGGAACCCAACACTTTTCATGGAGATGTTATTCTGGAAACAATCAGCCGCAGaggtttatgatgtcacagaaggATATGGCTCCTTCTCCTCAGTGCAGGG AAAATCAGCGAAAGTTGTTTGGACCGACGATGAGGTGGCTGAACTCACAGAGTTGTTTCATAAATACAAGGACCAAGATATTG ATACAGTAGATGGAATATTATCCGATATCAGCAATGATTCAAGATCAAGACTCCAGGTTTGTAAACAACTCGTAAGACAAGGTCTTGCTCAAAGTATGGCTGAACTCAAGAAAGCTAAGGG AACAAAGTCAGTTGCATGGAGGGAGGACGATGTGAATGAACTTAAGATATTGGTGGAGGAATTTAAAAGCTCTAGTG ACCCAATTGGAAACATTTTACAGATGATGAGTAACAAGAAACCACGTGCAACTGTCATCAATAAAGTTCTTGCTCTTGGTTTAGTCAATGACAG aAAAGAGCTTCATAAGAAAAGGAAAACGACACcaagaaacaacaaacaagcTGAACCAATGCATATTG GTGGTCGGAGCGATTCCGAAGATGAACCTTCAGCGTTATCCAGTGATGACGACAGTGAAGTTGACGAGACAg TTTCAGCTGAGCGATGTAGCAGTCTGATCCGAGACTATTGTAACCATGGTGATGAAGATTGTGTTGCTTGGATACAAACAAGTTTGAAAAGTGCTCTCGAAGATAGAGGTGGTTTAAATAATGATG AGACAGCTGAACCAGTTCCACTTGTGCCCGTCACTGAAGAACAAGAATCTGCACTTGACGATCGTCACTTTAAAAAGTTGCTCAAATTGTTAGGACTCCAACCACCAGATAACGAACAA GAACGCTATTGGAGGATCCCTGGTTCCATGTCTCCAATCAAAATCGAAGattcaattttaaagttgaaaccAACAACCAATAAGAGGCAACGAATGCCTTCAACATCATCGGAGAg TGAAGGGGAAATTCAGCCAAGTGAAAAGAAGCAACGGAGGCTGGTTATTGATGACGATGAATAA
- the LOC104266793 gene encoding uncharacterized protein LOC104266793, translating into MHLDDEDVAKLFAEEFAEESWKVERYDEARKMFMQLIETPEQTSRFAALLLKLSFCCIVAGDVGEGESYFQRGVKILRGGPQCEPKCAEDLALVAKRFAEQKWVKCSLFLMQIFVGLIKGIQKVEQQLDPSKKAAIGLLNLITIYKYDDANQLVDKKYYYDDANQLVEDLISCSRRGQEAPDDQNLVQWMLVMLMCINVFRMIGKFSSCLKYSEEAETAIVRLNDVDEKTFMKVMLLYSRFMISRESKKFVEAKHFFSEMESMLPKIHEITGTELKEESLQMFEQAKQLISQF; encoded by the exons ATGCATTTGGATGACGAAGACGTGGCCAAATTGTTTGCTGAAG AATTCGCAGAAGAGTCTTGGAAAGTTGAAAGATACGACGAGGCGCGCAAGATGTTCATGCAACTGATTGAAACACCTGAACAGACGTCACGTTTTGCCGCTTTGTTGCTAAAACTCTCATTTTGCTGCATAGTGGCTGGTGACGTAGGTGAGGGTGAAAGTTATTTTCAGCGAGGTGTTAAGATTTTACGGGGAGGACCACAATGTGAACCCAAGTGCGCAGAAGATCTGGCTCTCGTTGCTAAAAGATTTGCTGAACAAAAGTGGGTGAAATGCAGTCTGTTCCTGATGCAAATATTCGTTGGTCTTATAAAAGGAATTCAAAAGGTGGAGCAGCAGTTGGACCCAAGTAAGAAAGCAGCGATCGGGTTACTAAATCTTATCACGATATACAAATACGATGATGCGAATCAGTTAGTTGATAAGAAATACTATTACGATGATGCGAATCAGTTAGTTGAAGACTTAATCTCTTGCTCACGACGAGGTCAGGAAGCTCCTGATGATCAAAACTTGGTTCAATGGATGCTTGTAATGCTCATGTGTATAAATGTATTCCGTATGATCGGAAAATTCAGTTCTTGTTTGAAATACAGTGAAGAAGCCGAGACGGCCATCGTGCGTTTAAACGATGTTGACGAAAAAACTTTTATGAAAGTTATGCTTTTATACTCGAGGTTCATGATATCTCGCGAATCGAAGAAATTCGTTGAGGCAAAGCACTTTTTTAGCGAGATGGAGTCAATGCTGCCAAAAATACACGAAATTACTGGTACTGAATTAAAAGAAGAAAGCTTACAAATGTTTGAACAAGCGAAACAACTAATTTCACAattctaa
- the LOC113474896 gene encoding folylpolyglutamate synthase, mitochondrial-like: protein MITLSIRRQILPFYHCWANIFRGKATKPLDKRTAIQALNSLRIHEMPVELKSTSYVTDLMQAYMRRMQITDQDRDDMKIIHVAGTKGKGSTCVFVESILQKHGLKTGLLTSPHLVEVRERIRVNGKPISNEMFFKYFWEVSELLQVYDGNSELRKPNFVQMLTAMAFYAFKHETVDVAVVETSIGGAYDITNVIDTPVCCGVTSLGIDHTEYLGSSLKEIAWHKSGIFKPGAPVFTVPQPEEAMSVLQQRAVDSGSELMVVPEFDLYPGAKKLNLGLAGSHQKYNASLALQLTQCWLQRTSQQYVASALDSHTSQDIFPINQTVQEALRASRWEGRCHVIKFSSVTFYIDGAHTEESLHCATKWFKEETTKEKSALDSPCEKILMFNASTKRNFQKFLQILFPCDFSQSIFVPNVATFSPMENLDQANVSIPIENQIFQVFRNRDAWREICNSKNRPIPNDKSTAFLTVADALSAVVGNRDVGDRNNLHSLRSTQEYTPMDFNGKHLQVLVTGSLHLVGSLLLILKNINTK from the exons ATGATTACTTTGAGCATCAGACGGCAGATTCTGCCTTTTTACCACTGCTGGGCTAACATCTTTCG AGGAAAAGCGACTAAGCCCCTGGACAAACGAACAGCAATTCAAGCATTGAATTCATTGCGAATACACGAAATGCCAGTTGAATTAAAATCCACAAGTTATGTTACTGACTTAATGCAGGCCTATATGCGACGAATGCAAATAACCGACCAAGACAGAGACGACATGAAAATAATTCATGTTGCTGGAACAAAAGGCAAAGGTTCTACGTGTGTTTTCGTAGAAAGTATCCTCCAAAAACACGGCCTAAAAACTGGACTTTTAACGTCACCACACTTGGTCGAAGTTAGAGAACGTATTCGGGTAAATGGAAAACCAATTTCGaatgaaatgtttttcaaatatttctggGAAGTATCGGAGTTGTTGCAGGTGTATGACGGGAACTCCGAGTTAAGAAAACCGAATTTTGTTCAAATGTTAACGGCTATGGCATTCTACGCGTTTAAGCACGAAACAGTTGATGTAGCTGTTGTAGAGACTAGTATAGGTGGCGCTTATGACATAACAAATGTAATTGACACTCCCGTTTGTTGCGGTGTTACGTCACTGGGTATAGACCATACGGAATACCTCGGAAGTTCATTGAAAGAAATTGCTTGGCACAAAAGTGGGATATTTAAACCAGGAGCCCCTGTTTTTACAGTTCCACAACCAGAAGAAGCAATGTCTGTGTTGCAACAAAGAGCCGTCGACAGTGGATCTGAGTTAATGGTTGTTCCAGAGTTTGATCTTTATCCCGGGGCTAAGAAATTAAATCTCGGTTTAGCGGGTTCTCATCAGAAATACAACGCCTCGCTTGCTTTACAGTTAACGCAATGTTGGTTGCAAAGAACCTCACAGCAATATGTCGCTTCTGCATTAGATAGCCATACATCACAGGATATATTTCCTATAAACCAAACCGTTCAAGAAGCACTGCGAGCAAGTCGATGGGAAGGTCGTTGTCACGTCATTAAATTTTCTTCTGTGACGTTTTATATCGACGGGGCGCATACTGAAGAAAGTCTCCATTGCGCCACCAAGTGGTTCAAGGAAGAAACAACGAAAGAGAAGTCGGCACTCGACTCCCCTTGCGAGAAAATTCTGATGTTCAACGCTTCAACTAAGAGGAACTTCCAAAAGTTCTTGCAGATCTTGTTTCCTTGCGACTTTTCGCAGAGTATTTTCGTCCCAAATGTGGCAACCTTTAGCCCAATGGAGAACCTTGACCAAGCCAACGTTTCAATACCGATTGaaaaccaaatatttcaagtttttCGAAACCGCGACGCGTGGAGAGAAATATGCAATTCTAAAAATAGACCAATACCGAACGATAAGTCTACAGCGTTTCTTACAGTCGCGGATGCTCTTTCCGCAGTCGTAGGTAATCGTGACGTCGGTGACCGTAATAATTTACACAGCTTAAGATCTACACAGGAATACACACCTATGGATTTCAACGGCAAACACCTTCAAGTTTTAGTAACCGGAAGTTTACATCTAGTCGGTTCTttacttttgattttaaagaacatcaatacaaaataa